Proteins from a single region of Hordeum vulgare subsp. vulgare chromosome 6H, MorexV3_pseudomolecules_assembly, whole genome shotgun sequence:
- the LOC123404047 gene encoding nicotinamidase 1, whose amino-acid sequence MGSEANGGGAAVIDLLRSAAPCPPDADLLLTPGTGLVLVDLVNGFCTVGAGNLAPVTPNKQIDKMVEESARLAKVFCQRNWPVFAFLDTHYPDKPEPPFPPHCIIGSGEENFVPALEWLENDPNVTMRRKDCIDGYLASFEKDGSNVFSEWVAKFQIKTVLVVGICTDYCVLDFVSSTLAARNIGRVPPLEDVVIYSEGCATFDLPVEVARSIKGALAHPQDLMHHMGLYMAKSRGAKIVDRIILEE is encoded by the exons ATGGGGTCCGAAGCCAACGGCGGCGGCGCCGCCGTGATTGACCTGCTCCGCTCGGCGGCGCCCTGCCCGCCGGACGCCGACCTCCTCCTGACGCCCGGCACGGGGCTCGTCCTCGTCGACCTCGTCAACGGCTTCTGCACCGTCGGCGCCGGGAACCTC GCCCCTGTCACGCCGAATAAACAGATCGACAAGATGGTGGAGGAGTCTGCTAGGCTTGCCAAGGTCTTCTGCCAGAGGAACTGGCCGGTCTTTGCGTTCCTCGATACCCACTACCCCGATAAGCCCGAGCCGCCTTTTCCCCCGCATTGCATCATCGGTTCCGGTGAAGAAAACTTTGTTCCAG CTCTGGAGTGGCTGGAGAATGATCCAAATGTGACAATGAGGCGCAAGGACTGTATTGATGGTTATCTTGCTTCATTTGAGAAGGATGGGTCCAATGTTTTCAGCGAGTGGGTCGCAAAGTTCCAGATCAAAACC GTTTTGGTTGTGGGAATATGCACAGACTACTGTGTTCTGGACTTTGTGAGTTCAACTCTGGCTGCAAGAAACATTGGCCGAGTGCCCCCGTTGGAAGATGTTGTGATCTATTCTGAGGGATGTGCTACATTTGACCTCCCTGTCGAAGTAGCCAGGAGTATCAAAGGAGCTTTGGCCCATCCACAG GATCTTATGCATCACATGGGACTTTACATGGCCAAATCAAGGGGTGCAAAGATAGTTGACAGAATAATTCTTGAAGAATAA
- the LOC123404046 gene encoding probable E3 ubiquitin-protein ligase ARI8: protein MDSEDDARDSADEDFYSGGEAGLALSDDGDADYDFADRDSDDSDDLISHRQQQNYSVLSETDIKQHQADDMNRVSTVLSISKSEACALLRSYNWSVSKVHDEWFVDEARVRTAVGLPEKQNEMPNERELTCGICFESCPRESMGAASCGHPFCGVCWRGYIGTAINDGPGCLMLRCPDPSCSAAVGQDMVDLFASEEDKGKYERYLCRSYIEDNRKTKWCPAPGCEYAVEFVVGSGSYDVSCGCSYGFCWNCTEEAHRPVDCSTVSKWILKNSAESENMNWILANSKPCPKCKRPIEKNQGCMHITCTPPCKFEFCWLCLGPWSDHGERTGGFYACNRYEAARQEGAFDDSERRREMAKNSLERYTHYYERWAANQSSRQKALGDLQSLQNDKLEKLSDIQSQPESQLKFIIEAWLQIVECRRVLKWTYAYGYYLPDHEHAKRQFFEYVQGEAESGLERLHQCAEKELQIYLDADCPSKDFNDFRTKLAGLTSVTRNYFENLVRALESGLNDVGAHSGQGACSKAVSSNSKNLGGKSKSSKNKAPGGASKSGSSTRGMDDGNIWACDQCTFANPRSARSCQVCDHQQHR from the exons atggatTCAGAGGACGACGCGCGTGACTCCGCCGACGAGGACTTCTACAGCGGCGGCGAGGCGGGCCTCGCCCTCAGCGACGACGGGGACGCGGACTACGACTTCGCGGACCGCGACTCCGATGACTCGGATGACCTAATCTCCCATAGGCAGCAG CAAAACTACAGTGTACTGAGTGAAACTGACATAAAGCAACATCAAGCAGATGACATGAATCGGGTTTCAACTGTTCTTTCAATTTCAAAATCAGAAGCATGCGCCCTTCTTCGCAGTTATAACTG GAGCGTTAGTAAGGTGCATGATGAGTGGTTTGTTGATGAAGCACGAGTTCGTACTGCTGTTGGTTTACCGGAGAAGCAAAATGAAATGCCAAACGAAAGAGAA CTTACGTGTGGGATTTGCTTCGAAAGTTGTCCACGTGAGTCAATGGGTGCTGCTTCATGTGGGCATCCTTTCTGTGGTGTATGTTGGAGAG GCTATATTGGCACAGCTATAAACGATGGTCCAGGATGTTTGATGTTGAGATGTCCTGATCCATCCTGTTCTGCTGCTGTTGGACAAGATATGGTTGATTTATTCGCCAGTGAGGAGGATAAGGGGAAGTATGAACGATATCTTTGCAGATCTTACATTGAAGATAATAGAAAA ACAAAATGGTGTCCTGCTCCTGGCTGCGAATATGCTGTGGAATTTGTCGTTGGCAGTGGCAGCTATGATGTTTCTTGTGGCTGTTCTTACGGGTTCTGTTGGAAT TGCACGGAGGAAGCTCATCGCCCTGTAGATTGTTCCACAGTTTCCAAATGGATTCTCAAGAATAGTGCGGAATCCGAGAATATGAACTG GATACTAGCTAATTCGAAGCCTTGTCCCAAGTGCAAGCGGCCTATTGAAAAGAATCAGGGCTGCATGCACATTACCTGCACACCGCCATGTAAATTTGAATTCTGCTG GCTTTGTCTTGGTCCATGGTCAGATCACGGGGAGAGGACAGGTGGTTTTTATGCTTGTAATCGTTATGAGGCAGCAAGGCAAGAGGGAGCG TTTGACGATTCTGAAAGgagaagagaaatggcaaagaacTCCCTCGAGAGATATACACATTACTACGAGCGATGGGCAGCCAATCAGTCA TCGAGGCAAAAGGCGCTTGGGGATCTGCAGAGTTTGCAGAATGATAAG CTTGAAAAACTAAGTGACATACAAAGCCAACCTGAGTCACAGCTTAAGTTCATAATTGAAGCATGGTTACAG ATTGTTGAATGTAGGCGGGTATTGAAGTGGACTTACGCATATGGTTATTACCTTCCAGACCATGAACATGCCAAAAGGCAGTTCTTCGAATACGTTCAAG GTGAAGCAGAATCTGGTTTGGAACGCCTTCATCAGTGTGCGGAGAAAGAACTTCAGATCTATCTCGATGCAGACTGCCCATCTAAAGATTTCAATGACTTCCGTACAAAATTGGCTGGATTGACCAG CGTAACTCGCAATTATTTTGAAAACCTGGTCCGTGCATTGGAGTCTGGATTGAATGATGTTGGAGCTCATAGCGGCCAAGGTGCATGTAGCAAGGCCGTAAGCTCCAACTCCAAGAACCTTGGCGGTAAGAGCAAGAGTAGCAAGAACAAGGCACCTGGTGGTGCCTCGAAGTCAGGCAGCTCAACCCGTGGTATGGATGATGGCAACATCTGGGCCTGTGATCAGTGCACATTTGCGAACCCTAGATCTGCTAGGAGCTGCCAGGTTTGTGACCATCAGCAGCACCGGTAG